The following nucleotide sequence is from Gymnodinialimonas phycosphaerae.
GTTGTCGTGAGCGCGACCTACACGAGGTGTGAGAGGGATCTGGAGCGGATCCGCACGACGGCCTACGGTTTTTTCCCCAATCGCGGCCTCCTGACACGGGAGATCCCCACGTTCTTTTTCGACCGGATGCTGCGAGACGGCTACCTTGATTTCGGTGTGAGCGCACGACTGGGCGATTTCAACGTGACCCAAGCAAGCCTGCGCCTGACCTTGGAGGCGCTTCCTGCGGCTGTCCCGCTACCTGCGGGTGCGGTGCTGTTGCTGTCGGCGTTGGGTCTGGCGGGCGCGGCGGCAGGGGCGCGGCGCAAGCCCCGGGCCTGACACCGGCAGGCTTTGGATTTTCCATTGCCAACCATCTGATTCCATCTTAAACGCCGGGCTTCCGGGTGCGGGTATGTTCCGCCCCGGCATAATCCGTGGGAGGCGAGGCGATCGCGATCGTCGGACCAGACCACGGCCACATAGGTCCCCTTCGCGTTGCGGGGCCGTTGGATAAAGGAGAGGCCCCATGGCCAAGAAACTCGTCGGCTCGATGAAGCTGCAGATCCCTGCAGGTCAAGCGAACCCAAGCCCCCCCGTGGGCCCTGCGCTGGGTCAGCGCGGCATCAACATCATGGAATTCTGCAAGGCGTTCAACGCCAAGACGCAGGAGATGGAGCAGGGCGCGCCGTGCCCGACCGTCATCCAGTACTACCAGGACAAGTCCTTCACGATGGACATCAAGACGCCGCCCGCGTCTTACTACCTGAAAAAAGCCGCTGGCCTGAAGAACGTCGGCAAGCGTAACCGCCCCCGTGGCGCAGAGCTTCCCGGTCGTGAGACCATTGCCACGATCACGCCCAAGCAACTGCGCGAGATCGCAGAAGCGAAGATGGTCGATCTGTCCGCAAACGACGTGGAAGCAGCAATGAAGATCATCCTTGGTTCCGCCAAGTCGATGGGCATCGAGGTGAAAGGCTAAACCATGGGTAAAATGGGAAAACGCTTCGCCGCTGCAAAAGCAGCCGTTGAAGGCAAAGAGAACCTGTCCGTTGAAGAGGCCGTCGCGCTTCTGAAGGGCAACTCCAAGACCAAGTTCGATGAAACCATCGAGATCGCGATGAAGCTGGGTGTTGACCCGCGCCACGCCGACCAGATGGTCCGCGGCACGGTGAACCTGCCCAACGGCACCGGCAAGACGGTCCGTGTGGCCGTGTTCGCCCGCGGCCCCAAGGCCGATGAAGCCACGGCGGCTGGCGCGGATATCGTCGGTGCCGAGGATCTGATGGAAACCGTCCAGGGCGGCACCATCGAGTTTGATCGCTGCATCGCCACGCCCGACATGATGCCCATCGTGGGTCGTCTGGGTAAGGTGCTTGGCCCCCGGAACCTGATGCCGAACCCGAAGATCGGCACGGTGACCATGGACGTCAAAGAGGCCGTTGAAGCCGCCAAGGGCGGTCAGGTCCAGTTCAAGGCCGAGAAGGCCGGCGTGGTGCACGCGGGCGTCGGCAAAGTCTCGTTCACCGAGGCGCAGCTGGTCGAGAACATCCGCGCCTTCGTGGATGCCGTCTCCAAGGCGAAGCCTACGGGTGCCAAGGGATCGTACATGCAGAAGATCAACCTGACCTCCACCATGGGGCCGGGCGTATCTTTGAACATCGACAACGCGACGGGCAACTAAGCCTCCGCGGTTCAGAATTCAGAAGGGCGCCCCAGACCGGGGCGCCTTTTTCATGTTTTTGGGCGGGCGATGGGTCCTTTTGAAATCACAAGGCGTGATATCAGGAGATGGGTGCGGAGCCCTCTTCACCGAGGCTCCGTCTCACGATAGTGATAGTCCCCATTTTTTTGGGGGGATGTCACATGTCACTTTTCCGAACGATTTGTGCCGCTGGGGCGCTTGCCCTTGCAACGGGGTCTGCTCAGGCTTCGACTGTTGCGTATGTTCTTTCGGCAGAAGGCACGGCCCAATTCGGGTTCACGGACTTCACCATCGCATTCGATGATCTGGATATGGATGGATTGCTTGATCTGAACGAGATCACGGCATTCTCGGGCACATTCTTTGATGACGTAGCGTCTCCGGGGGATCCCTTTGTGACCGTGCTGCGGGTCTCGGAAATTGCCGGGTTCGCAGAACCGTCGACGACTCCGGCGAGCGGGCTTTGGGGCTTTGAACGCGCCAACGGGCAACAATCGGCAGATCTTGCAAGCAACTACAACTATACGCTGACAGCCGCACCTATCCCGCTGCCTGGTGCAGCCCTTCTTCTTGTTGGCGCGCTTTTGGGGCTTGGTGCCTTACGTAGGCGGTCAGCCTAACCCAAACGGCAGGTTGAGGCCATTTTCCTCTCTGCGGCCCTTGGCAAACTGCACCGATCCGTTTAGTGACGCCCATGCAGCAGAGCGTGCGATTCGTCGGACGCTCTTTTGCGTTTCGTCCGAGACGGTGGGTTGGGGCCTTAAAATCCCGTTAATTCCTGCCCGAGATGGGATCAGACTTTGTTGAACGCTCAACCCGTTGAGCGCTTGGCGGTGTTCGGTTCCGTTGTATTGCGGACCAAAAACCGCCGGAGCGATCCGGTTAATAGAGCGGTTGGCCCTAAATGTTTTAGGGTCGCCAAGTTGGAGAAAACCTGTGGATAGAGCCCAGAAAGAGAAAGTGGTCGAGGAACTCGGCCAGATCTTTGAAAGCTCTGGCGTCGTGGTAGTTGCACACTACCAGGGCCTCACGGTTGCTAACATGCAAGATCTGCGCGGTCGCGTTCGCGACGCAGGCGGGGCCGTGCGTGTTGCCAAGAACAAGCTCGCCAAGATTGCCCTTGATGGAACGCCTGCCTCTGGCATCGCGGACCTGATGACGGGCATGACTGTTCTTGCCTATTCGGAAGACCCGGTCGCGGCTGCGAAAGCTGCGGACGAGTTTGCCAAAGAGAATGACAAATACGTCATCCTTGGCGGTGCGATGGGCGAAAACATCCTGGATGCCGATGGTGTTAAAGCCGTTGCGAAGATGCCTTCCCGCGAGGAGCTTATTGCTTCGATCGTTGGTTGCATCGGCGCACCTGCCTCCAACATCGCCGGTGCCATTGGCGCGCCTGCCTCGAATATCGCTTCCATCCTTTCGACTATCGAAGAGAAGGCGGCGTAAGCACCCGTTGAGAACCTGCCCCTTGTGGCGTTGGAACACATACTTACATACGGAAAAAGCAAATGGCTGATCTGAAGAAACTCGCAGAAGAGATCGTTGGTCTGACCCTCCTGGAAGCCCAGGAACTGAAGACCATCCTGAAAGACGAATACGGCATCGAGCCCGCCGCTGGCGGCGCCGTGATGATGGCTGGCCCTGCAGATGGTGGCGGTGCCGCTGCTGAAGAGCAGACCGAATTCGACGTCGTTCTGAAGAACGCCGGCGCCTCCAAGATCAACGTGATCAAGGAAGTTCGCGGCATCACGGGCCTTGGCCTGAAAGAAGCAAAAGACCTGGTCGAAGCCGGTGGCAAGATCAAAGAAGGCGTCGACAAGGCGGAAGCCGAAGAAGTCAAAGCCAAGCTGGAAGCAGCTGGCGCCGAGGTCGAGCTGGCCTAATTGGTCTAGCGCCCCGGTTGATGGGGTAACGAATTGGCTGGGTCCGGGGGAAATTCCGGGTCCAGCTAAACTCGTCTTGGAAAGAGCCTCGCAGCGGGGGCGTTTTCCAAGGCGATAGCAAACGGATCGTGCTTTGCCGGTGGGACGGCAGACAGATTGATCCGCTACGTCCTAATTCTTGCGAGCGCTCCGCCGAGGTCCCGGCGGCGAGGGTGCCGCGCGAGAGAGAAAGGTGCGCACGCACATGCCGCAAACTTACGCAGGCCAGAAACGTATCCGCAAATTCTATGGCAAAATCCGCGAAGTGCTGGAGATGCCGAACCTGATCGAGGTGCAGAAGTCATCCTATGACCTGTTCCTGAAATCAGGCGATCAGTTGGAGCCGATGGACGGCGAAGGCATCAAGGGTGTCTTCCAGTCGGTTTTCCCGATCAAGGATTTCAACGAAACCGCGATCCTCGAATTCGTCAAATACGAGCTTGAGACGCCGAAGTTCGATGTTGAGGAGTGCCAGCAGCGCGACCTCACCTATGCCGCGCCCTTGAAGGTAACGCTGCGGCTGATCGTGTTCGATATCGATGAGGATACAGGCGCCAAGTCGGTCAAGGACATCAAGGAACAGGACGTGTTCATGGGCGACATGCCCCTGATGACGCCCAACGGTACGTTCGTCGTGAACGGCACCGAGCGTGTGATCGTATCCCAGATGCACCGCTCTCCCGGCGTGTTCTTCGATCACGACAAGGGCAAGACCCACTCTTCGGGCAAGCTGCTGTTCGCCTGCCGCATTATCCCTTACCGCGGTTCCTGGCTGGACTTCGAGTTTGACGCGAAAGACATCGTTTTCTCGCGCATCGACCGCCGTCGCAAGCTGCCTGTGACCACCCTGCTTTATGCGCTGGGTCTGGACCAGGAAGGCATCATGGATGCCTATTACGACACCGTCACCTACACGATGGTGAAGGACAAGGGCTGGTCGACGAAGTTCTTCCCCGAGCGTGTGCGCGGCACCCGCCCGACCACGGACCTTGTGGACGCTGCCACCGGCGAAGTGATCGCCGAGGCAGGCAAGAAGGTAACGCCGCGCGCGGTCAAGAAGTGGATCGACGAGGGTTCGATCGAGAACCTCCTGGTGCCGTTCGACGGCATCATCGGGCGCTTTGCGGCCAAGGATATCATCAACGAGGAAACCGGTGCGATTTACGTCGAAGCCGGTGATGAGTTGACGTGGGAAATCGGCAAGGACGGCGAAGTCAGCGGCGGGACGCTGAAAGAGCTGATCGATGCGGGTATCACGGATATTCCAACCCTCGACATCGATAACGTCAATGTCGGCCCCTACATGCGCAACACGCTGGCCGTGGACAAGAACCTCAACCGTGAAAGCGCGTTGATGGACATCTACCGCGTGATGCGTCCGGGCGAGCCGCCCACCGTTGAAGCGGCGTCGAACCTGTTCGACCAGCTGTTCTTCGACTCTGAGCGGTATGACCTGTCCGCCGTGGGCCGGGTGAAGATGAACATGCGTCTGGATCTGGACGCGGAAGACACCATGCGCACCCTGCGCAAGGAAGACATCATCTCCTGCATCAAGGCCTTGGTGGAACTGCGCGACGGGCGCGGCGATATCGACGACATCGACCACCTGGGCAACCGCCGCGTGCGGTCTGTTGGGGAGTTGATGGAGAACCAGTACCGCGTTGGCCTGCTGCGCATGGAGCGCGCGATCAAGGAGCGTATGTCCTCGGTCGAGATCGACACGGTCATGCCGCAAGATCTGATCAACGCCAAGCCCGCTGCGGCGGCTGTGCGTGAATTCTTTGGCTCTTCGCAGTTGTCGCAGTTCATGGACCAAACGAACCCGCTGTCGGAAGTGACGCACAAGCGTCGCCTGTCCGCGCTTGGGCCTGGTGGTCTGACACGCGAACGTGCGGGCTTCGAGGTGCGCGACGTGCACCCGACCCACTATGGCCGCATGTGCCCGATTGAAACGCCGGAAGGCCCGAACATCGGCCTGATCAACTCGCTGGCCACATACGCCCGCGTGAACAAGTACGGCTTCATCGAGACGCCCTATCGCCGTGTGAACGACGCTGTGGTGTCCGACGACGTGGTCTACATGTCCGCGACCGAGGAAATGCGCCACACGGTTGCCCAGGCGAACGCGAACCTTGATGAGAACGGCCGTTTCGTCAACGACATGGTCAACACGCGGATGTCCGGCGAATACACGCTGAACCCCCGTGAGGCGATCGACCTGATCGACGTCAGCCCCAAGCAGTTGGTTTCCGTTGCTGCATCGCTGATCCCGTTCCTTGAGAACGACGACGCCAACCGCGCGCTCATGGGATCGAACATGCAACGCCAGGCTGTGCCGCTTCTTCAAGCGGACGCGCCGTTTGTGGGCACCGGGATCGAGGCCGTCGTGGCCAAGGACTCGGGCGCTGCGATCATGGCAAAGCGGGGCGGTGTCATCGACCAGGTCGATGCACAGCGGATCGTTATCCGGGCCACGGAAGATCTGGAGTTGGGCGACGCGGGCGTAGACATCTACCGCCTGCGCAAGTTCCAGCGGTCCAACCAAAACACCTGCATCAACCAGCGTCCGCTGGTGAAGGTGGGTGACAAGATCGGCAAAGGTGAGGTTATCGCTGACGGCCCCTCCACCGATATCGGTGAGTTGGCGCTGGGTAAGAACGTGATCGTCGCGTTCATGCCGTGGAACGGCTACAACTACGAGGACTCGATCCTGATCTCCGAGCGGATTTCGCGCGATGACGTCTTCACCTCGATCCACATCGAGGAATTCGAAGTCGCCGCCCGTGACACGAAGCTTGGGCCGGAAGAGATCACCCGTGACATTCCCAACGTCGGTGAGGAAGCGCTGCGCAACCTTGACGAGGCGGGCATCGTCTATATCGGTGCCGAAGTGGAGCCGGGCGATATCCTTGTGGGTAAGATCACGCCGAAGGGTGAGTCCCCGATGACGCCGGAAGAAAAGCTTCTGCGCGCCATCTTTGGTGAGAAAGCCTCGGACGTTCGTGACACGTCGCTGCGGGTGAAGCCGGGTGATTATGGCACGATCGTGGAAGTGCGCGTCTTCAACCGCCACGGTGTGGAGAAGGACGAACGTGCCCTCCAGATCGAGCGGGAAGAGGTGGAGCGCCTGGCCCGTGACCGTGACGACGAGTTGGTGATCCTGGAGCGGAACATCTACGCCCGTCTGCGCGGCATGATCGAAGGCAAGACCGCCGTCAAAGGCCCCAAGGGCGTGAAGCCCAACACGGTCATCGACGCCGATCTGCTGGACGGTCAATTGTCCCGCGGTCAGTGGTGGCAGCTTGCCCTGGAAGACGAGCAGGACGCGGCCCACATCGAAGCCCTGAACCAGCAGTTCGACACGCAGAAACGCGCGCTGGATCACCGGTTCGAGGACAAGGTGGAGAAGGTCCGTCGCGGCGACGATCTGCCCCCGGGTGTGATGAAGATGGTCAAGGTCTTCATCGCCGTGAAGCGCAAGTTGCAGCCCGGCGACAAGATGGCCGGTCGTCACGGCAACAAGGGTGTGATCTCGAAGGTGGTCCCGATGGAGGACATGCCGTTCCTTGCGGATGGCACGCCGGTTGATTTCGTGCTGAACCCGCTGGGTGTGCCGTCGCGCATGAACGTGGGTCAGATCCTAGAAACCCACATGGGTTGGGCCGCACGCGGCATGGGCCTGAAGATTGACGAGGCACTGGACGAATATCGCCGCTCTGGCGACATGACCCCGGTGCGCGATGCCCTGAAAATCGCCTATGGTGACGACGTCTATGAGGACGCCTTCGCTTCGCGCGATGAGGAAAGCCTTCTTGAGGCTGCGGGCAACGTGACCAAAGGTGTTCCGATTGCAACGCCCGTCTTTGACGGCGCGAAGGAAGCGGATGTGAACGATGCGCTGATCCGCGCGGGCTTCTCCACCAGCGGTCAGTCGGAGTTGTTTGATGGCCGCACCGGCGAGAAGTTCGCCCGGGAGGTCACAGTCGGTGTCAAATACCTGCTGAAACTACACCACCTGGTCGACGACAAGATCCACGCCCGGTCCACGGGTCCGTACAGCCTCGTTACGCAGCAGCCGCTGGGTGGTAAGGCGCAGTTCGGTGGTCAGCGCTTCGGTGAGATGGAGGTCTGGGCGCTTGAAGCTTACGGCGCCGCCTACACCTTGCAGGAAATGCTGACGGTGAAGTCGGATGACGTCGCGGGCCGGACCAAGGTCTACGAAAGCATCGTGAAGGGTGAGGACAACTTCGAGGCCGGTGTCCCGGAATCGTTCAACGTTCTCGTCAAGGAGGTCCGCGGATTGGGCCTCAACATGGAACTCCTGGATGCGGAGGACGAAGAAGGCGGCATCGCGGCGGAGTAATTCGCCCAATGCCTGCCCGGGGCGGCGATCGCGTCGCCCCCGTCCCTTACGCGCCCTTATTTTCAAGGATTTGAAATGAACCAGGAACTGACAAACAACCCGTTCAACCCGCTGACGCCGCCCAAGGCGTTTGATGAGATCAAGGTCTCGCTCGCTTCGCCCGAGCGGATCCTGTCGTGGTCCTACGGGGAGATCAAAAAGCCCGAAACGATCAACTACCGCACGTTCAAGCCCGAGCGGGACGGCCTGTTCTGTGCCCGTATCTTCGGGCCGATCAAGGACTATGAATGCCTGTGCGGCAAGTACAAGCGGATGAAGTATCGCGGCGTTGTCTGCGAGAAATGTGGTGTGGAAGTCACGCTGCAAAAGGTCCGTCGTGAGCGGATGGGCCACATCGAACTGGCCGCCCCCGTTGCGCACATCTGGTTCCTCAAGTCGTTGCCGTCGCGCATCGGCCTGATGCTGGACATGACCCTGCGTGATCTTGAGCGGATCCTCTACTTCGAGAACTACGTCGTGATCGAACCCGGCCTCACGGACCTGCAATACGGTCAGTTGATGGGCGAAGAGGAGTTCATGGACGCCCAGGACGCTTACGGCGCCGATGCGTTCCAGGCCAACATTGGTGCGGAAGCGATCCGCGAGATGCTGGCCGCGATTGACCTCGAGTCCGAGGCCAACCAACTGCGCGAGGACCTCAAGGAGGCCACCGGCGAGTTGAAGCCGAAGAAGATCATCAAGCGTCTGAAGATCGTTGAATCCTTCCTCGAGTCCGGTAACCGGCCCGAGTGGATGGTGATGACCGTCGTGCCCGTGATCCCGCCAGAACTGCGCCCGCTGGTGCCGCTGGATGGGGGCCGTTTTGCGACGTCTGACCTCAACGATCTGTACCGTCGTGTGATCAACCGGAACAACCGCCTGAAGCGTCTGATTGAGCTGCGCGCGCCGGACATCATCATCCGCAACGAAAAGCGGATGTTGCAGGAATCCGTCGACGCCTTGTTCGACAACGGCCGTCGGGGCCGCGTGATCACGGGTGCCAACAAGCGCCCGCTGAAATCGCTGTCTGACATGCTGAAAGGCAAGCAGGGTCGTTTCCGCCAGAACCTTTTGGGTAAGCGCGTCGACTTCTCGGGTCGTTCGGTCATTGTGACCGGTCCAGAGTTGAAGCTCCACCAGTGTGGCTTGCCGAAGAAGATGGCGTTGGAGCTGTTCAAGCCGTTCATCTATTCGCGTCTTGAGGCCAAAGGTCTGTCTTCCACCGTGAAGCAAGCCAAGAAGCTGGTCGAAAAAGAGCGTCCCGAAGTGTGGGATATCCTTGATGAGGTCATCCGTGAGCATCCGGTTCTGCTGAACCGTGCGCCCACGCTGCACCGTCTTGGCATCCAGGCGTTCGAGCCCGTGCTGATCGAAGGCAAGGCGATCCAGCTTCACCCGCTGGTCTGTTCCGCCTTCAACGCCGACTTCGACGGCGACCAGATGGCTGTGCACGTGCCGCTGAGCCTCGAAGCACAGCTTGAAGCCCGCGTCTTGATGATGTCGACGAACAACGTTCTGTCGCCCGCCAACGGCGCGCCGATCATTGTTCCGTCGCAGGACATGATCCTGGGTCTCTACTACGTCACGCTGGCCCGCGAGGGCATGAAAGGCGAAGGCATGATCTTTGCCGACGTGGACGAAGTGCGCCACGCGCTGGACGCCGGTGAGATCCACCTGCACTCCAAGATCACGGCACGCTTGCCGCAGATCGATGAAGAGGGCAACGAGATCATGGTCCGCTACGAGACCACGCCCGGTCGTGTGCTGCTGGGGGCGTTGCTTCCGCTGAACGCGAAAGCGCCGTTTGATCTGGTGAACCGTCTTCTGCGCAAGAAAGAGGTGCAGCAGGTCATCGACAC
It contains:
- the rplK gene encoding 50S ribosomal protein L11 — translated: MAKKLVGSMKLQIPAGQANPSPPVGPALGQRGINIMEFCKAFNAKTQEMEQGAPCPTVIQYYQDKSFTMDIKTPPASYYLKKAAGLKNVGKRNRPRGAELPGRETIATITPKQLREIAEAKMVDLSANDVEAAMKIILGSAKSMGIEVKG
- the rplA gene encoding 50S ribosomal protein L1 — its product is MGKMGKRFAAAKAAVEGKENLSVEEAVALLKGNSKTKFDETIEIAMKLGVDPRHADQMVRGTVNLPNGTGKTVRVAVFARGPKADEATAAGADIVGAEDLMETVQGGTIEFDRCIATPDMMPIVGRLGKVLGPRNLMPNPKIGTVTMDVKEAVEAAKGGQVQFKAEKAGVVHAGVGKVSFTEAQLVENIRAFVDAVSKAKPTGAKGSYMQKINLTSTMGPGVSLNIDNATGN
- the rplJ gene encoding 50S ribosomal protein L10, which encodes MDRAQKEKVVEELGQIFESSGVVVVAHYQGLTVANMQDLRGRVRDAGGAVRVAKNKLAKIALDGTPASGIADLMTGMTVLAYSEDPVAAAKAADEFAKENDKYVILGGAMGENILDADGVKAVAKMPSREELIASIVGCIGAPASNIAGAIGAPASNIASILSTIEEKAA
- the rplL gene encoding 50S ribosomal protein L7/L12, which produces MADLKKLAEEIVGLTLLEAQELKTILKDEYGIEPAAGGAVMMAGPADGGGAAAEEQTEFDVVLKNAGASKINVIKEVRGITGLGLKEAKDLVEAGGKIKEGVDKAEAEEVKAKLEAAGAEVELA
- the rpoB gene encoding DNA-directed RNA polymerase subunit beta, with product MPQTYAGQKRIRKFYGKIREVLEMPNLIEVQKSSYDLFLKSGDQLEPMDGEGIKGVFQSVFPIKDFNETAILEFVKYELETPKFDVEECQQRDLTYAAPLKVTLRLIVFDIDEDTGAKSVKDIKEQDVFMGDMPLMTPNGTFVVNGTERVIVSQMHRSPGVFFDHDKGKTHSSGKLLFACRIIPYRGSWLDFEFDAKDIVFSRIDRRRKLPVTTLLYALGLDQEGIMDAYYDTVTYTMVKDKGWSTKFFPERVRGTRPTTDLVDAATGEVIAEAGKKVTPRAVKKWIDEGSIENLLVPFDGIIGRFAAKDIINEETGAIYVEAGDELTWEIGKDGEVSGGTLKELIDAGITDIPTLDIDNVNVGPYMRNTLAVDKNLNRESALMDIYRVMRPGEPPTVEAASNLFDQLFFDSERYDLSAVGRVKMNMRLDLDAEDTMRTLRKEDIISCIKALVELRDGRGDIDDIDHLGNRRVRSVGELMENQYRVGLLRMERAIKERMSSVEIDTVMPQDLINAKPAAAAVREFFGSSQLSQFMDQTNPLSEVTHKRRLSALGPGGLTRERAGFEVRDVHPTHYGRMCPIETPEGPNIGLINSLATYARVNKYGFIETPYRRVNDAVVSDDVVYMSATEEMRHTVAQANANLDENGRFVNDMVNTRMSGEYTLNPREAIDLIDVSPKQLVSVAASLIPFLENDDANRALMGSNMQRQAVPLLQADAPFVGTGIEAVVAKDSGAAIMAKRGGVIDQVDAQRIVIRATEDLELGDAGVDIYRLRKFQRSNQNTCINQRPLVKVGDKIGKGEVIADGPSTDIGELALGKNVIVAFMPWNGYNYEDSILISERISRDDVFTSIHIEEFEVAARDTKLGPEEITRDIPNVGEEALRNLDEAGIVYIGAEVEPGDILVGKITPKGESPMTPEEKLLRAIFGEKASDVRDTSLRVKPGDYGTIVEVRVFNRHGVEKDERALQIEREEVERLARDRDDELVILERNIYARLRGMIEGKTAVKGPKGVKPNTVIDADLLDGQLSRGQWWQLALEDEQDAAHIEALNQQFDTQKRALDHRFEDKVEKVRRGDDLPPGVMKMVKVFIAVKRKLQPGDKMAGRHGNKGVISKVVPMEDMPFLADGTPVDFVLNPLGVPSRMNVGQILETHMGWAARGMGLKIDEALDEYRRSGDMTPVRDALKIAYGDDVYEDAFASRDEESLLEAAGNVTKGVPIATPVFDGAKEADVNDALIRAGFSTSGQSELFDGRTGEKFAREVTVGVKYLLKLHHLVDDKIHARSTGPYSLVTQQPLGGKAQFGGQRFGEMEVWALEAYGAAYTLQEMLTVKSDDVAGRTKVYESIVKGEDNFEAGVPESFNVLVKEVRGLGLNMELLDAEDEEGGIAAE